The proteins below are encoded in one region of Bacteroides uniformis:
- the pseI gene encoding pseudaminic acid synthase, with product MRDKCMIVAEMSANHNGKKETAIETVRAAKRAGADAVKLQTYRADTITLRCDKPDFIINEGSIWDGQYFYDLYEQAYTPWEWHEELFHVAKEEGLICFSSPFDKTAVDMLEALDCPVYKIASFEITDIPLIEYAASKHKPMVLATGIATEEDIQLAVEACRRMGNNDITVLKCTSSYPAPVEEANLCMIRDLAERFQVKSGLSDHTLGSVSPIVAVTQGASMIEKHFILNRSIGGPDCSFSMEEKDFAQMVKDVRMAELSLGKTTYELTEKMRGSRSASRSLYVAEDMKAGEVITERNVRSVRPGFGLHPKYLKDILGKNVNRDLEKGTRFALEYVNG from the coding sequence ATGAGAGATAAGTGTATGATTGTGGCTGAGATGTCTGCCAACCATAACGGTAAGAAAGAAACAGCCATTGAAACCGTCAGGGCTGCAAAACGTGCCGGAGCCGATGCCGTCAAGTTGCAGACCTATCGGGCTGATACCATTACGCTTCGCTGTGACAAGCCTGATTTTATAATTAATGAAGGCTCTATATGGGACGGGCAATATTTTTATGATTTGTATGAACAGGCTTATACTCCTTGGGAGTGGCATGAAGAGTTGTTCCATGTGGCCAAGGAAGAAGGACTGATCTGTTTTTCTTCTCCTTTTGATAAGACAGCCGTCGATATGCTTGAGGCTTTGGACTGTCCCGTTTATAAGATAGCTTCTTTCGAAATTACGGATATTCCATTGATAGAATACGCGGCTTCGAAGCATAAGCCGATGGTACTTGCTACAGGCATAGCCACCGAAGAAGATATTCAATTGGCTGTTGAAGCTTGCCGCAGAATGGGAAATAATGATATTACGGTTCTTAAGTGTACCTCTTCTTATCCGGCTCCAGTTGAGGAAGCCAATCTTTGTATGATTCGTGATTTGGCAGAACGTTTCCAGGTAAAAAGTGGACTTTCCGACCATACCCTGGGGAGTGTCTCTCCCATTGTGGCGGTTACTCAAGGTGCGAGTATGATAGAAAAGCACTTTATTTTGAATCGTTCCATCGGTGGTCCGGATTGTTCTTTTTCTATGGAAGAGAAAGATTTTGCCCAAATGGTAAAAGATGTGCGCATGGCTGAGTTATCTTTGGGGAAAACGACTTACGAATTGACGGAGAAAATGAGAGGTAGCCGTTCCGCATCACGTTCTCTCTATGTGGCCGAGGATATGAAGGCCGGAGAAGTGATTACGGAGCGGAACGTTCGCTCCGTCCGTCCGGGCTTCGGCCTGCACCCCAAATATCTGAAAGATATATTGGGAAAGAACGTGAACCGGGATTTGGAGAAAGGGACGAGGTTTGCATTGGAGTACGTGAATGGTTAG
- a CDS encoding N-acetylmuramoyl-L-alanine amidase yields the protein MRTITLLIVHCSATPQGVALGFEDCRRDHIHHRGFRDIGYHFYLTRNGEIHRGRPLEKIGAHCLNHNRHSIGICYEGGLDAASFPADTRTLEQKASLLALLRELKRIFPRALIVGHHDLNPTKACPCFDAEKEYRGL from the coding sequence ATGCGTACGATTACCCTGCTCATTGTTCATTGCTCAGCCACGCCTCAAGGCGTGGCCCTGGGCTTTGAGGATTGCCGCCGCGACCACATCCACCACCGCGGCTTCCGTGACATCGGCTATCATTTCTATCTGACCCGCAACGGCGAAATACACCGCGGCCGCCCGTTGGAAAAAATAGGTGCGCATTGCCTCAATCACAACCGCCATTCTATCGGCATCTGTTATGAAGGAGGACTGGATGCTGCAAGTTTTCCTGCCGATACCCGTACATTGGAACAGAAGGCTTCGTTACTGGCACTGCTACGTGAGTTGAAGCGTATCTTTCCACGGGCGCTGATTGTGGGGCACCATGACTTGAATCCGACGAAAGCGTGTCCGTGCTTCGATGCGGAAAAGGAGTATAGGGGGCTGTAA
- a CDS encoding smalltalk protein produces MSEDKKSKSVWGIVLKVIITVATAIAGALGLGACK; encoded by the coding sequence ATGAGTGAAGACAAAAAGTCAAAATCCGTGTGGGGCATTGTCCTCAAAGTAATCATCACCGTAGCTACCGCCATAGCGGGAGCTTTAGGTCTGGGCGCTTGCAAATAG
- a CDS encoding HU family DNA-binding protein, with the protein MIRYKKYQVTGEDSPLKGLWYARPVIEETFDIEKLAKHMSNHNTPYSSGVIKGVLADMVSCTKELILDGKNVKLDDLAIFSVGIVSKKGAQSAADFSLANNVKGLKLRARATGELSNAQINLDGQLKESSLYTVGGKAPDGSGSDGGSGGSDGNQGENPLG; encoded by the coding sequence ATGATTCGTTACAAAAAGTATCAAGTGACGGGCGAAGACAGCCCACTGAAAGGCCTCTGGTATGCACGCCCCGTAATCGAAGAAACCTTCGACATCGAAAAATTGGCCAAGCACATGTCCAATCACAACACCCCCTATTCGAGTGGTGTCATCAAGGGGGTACTGGCAGACATGGTTTCCTGCACCAAAGAATTGATTCTGGACGGCAAGAACGTGAAACTGGATGACCTTGCCATCTTCTCCGTAGGAATCGTCAGCAAGAAAGGGGCGCAATCCGCTGCCGACTTCTCGCTGGCCAACAACGTGAAGGGGCTGAAGCTCCGCGCCCGTGCCACCGGCGAACTGAGTAATGCCCAAATCAACCTGGATGGACAGCTGAAGGAATCTTCCCTGTACACCGTAGGCGGAAAAGCTCCCGATGGCAGTGGTTCCGACGGCGGTTCCGGAGGAAGTGACGGCAATCAGGGCGAGAATCCGTTAGGATGA
- a CDS encoding DUF4248 domain-containing protein yields the protein MDSFVIRTYGRTELAQIYCPNLCPEAAFRKLKHWIDLCPDLRDGLSALGGSSRSRSYTPAQVRLIVAALGEP from the coding sequence ATGGATTCTTTTGTCATACGTACATACGGGCGTACCGAATTGGCCCAAATCTATTGTCCCAATCTTTGTCCGGAGGCTGCCTTCCGCAAACTGAAACACTGGATAGACCTTTGTCCCGATTTGCGTGACGGACTTTCCGCTTTGGGCGGTTCTTCCCGTTCCCGCTCTTATACGCCTGCCCAAGTGCGGCTGATAGTGGCTGCACTTGGAGAGCCTTAA
- a CDS encoding DUF3987 domain-containing protein, translating into MEPLSSLHLLAEAVRNAGADIAPTYQEYIQLAFAIATDCGEAGRHDFLSLCSLSSKYDRRAADKLFSNALKTGRNDVHLGTAFHLAELCGVKIQHEAAPAIGTLGTQSSPLSSTSHTRAREEESASGIEPLSPLPTFDEHLHWPYPLNRIMSCGTSLAQYDVLLLGAITVLGASMGKHVRCSYGGKMMSPCLQTFVVALPASGKGVLSLVRLLAEPIHDEIRGQVDESMACYRREKAKYDTLGKERGKTETPVMPLNKMFLISGNNTGTGILQNLMDSDGTGLICESEADTISTAIGSEYGHWSDTMRKAFDHDRLSYNRRTDHEYREVKKTYLSVLLSGTPSQVKPLIPTAENGLFSRQVFYYMPAIHHWQNQFDRNDSDLEDTFKALGMEWKDKLKTIVMNGIFTLHLTDGQKDEFNRLFSRLFVRSGLANGNEMSSSVARLAINICRIMEVVAMLRAMEQGEITASPYVSPDPHTATDNLKDHIVSRWNLLIASDDFHAVLSLAESLYRHTTHILSFLPNTEVTSRGNADRDALVDSMEEEFTRASFLQKAGEMGIKSETASTWLKRMQKHGLVENVDGKGNYRKPKV; encoded by the coding sequence GATTTTTTAAGTCTGTGCAGCCTGTCGTCCAAGTACGACCGACGGGCAGCCGACAAGCTCTTCAGCAATGCCTTGAAGACCGGCCGTAACGACGTGCATCTAGGAACCGCCTTTCATCTGGCCGAGCTTTGCGGCGTGAAGATTCAGCATGAAGCCGCACCCGCCATTGGTACACTTGGTACACAAAGTTCACCCCTCTCTTCTACCTCACACACACGCGCACGCGAGGAAGAGTCCGCATCGGGCATTGAACCACTGTCTCCATTACCCACTTTCGACGAACACCTCCACTGGCCTTATCCCCTGAATCGCATCATGAGCTGCGGAACCTCCCTCGCCCAATACGATGTACTGCTACTGGGTGCCATCACCGTATTGGGTGCCAGTATGGGAAAACACGTCCGATGTTCCTACGGAGGAAAAATGATGTCCCCCTGCCTGCAAACCTTTGTAGTAGCCCTACCTGCATCCGGCAAAGGAGTGCTCTCCTTGGTACGCCTGCTTGCCGAGCCCATTCACGATGAAATACGTGGGCAGGTAGACGAAAGCATGGCATGTTACCGCCGCGAAAAAGCAAAATACGACACACTGGGCAAGGAACGTGGAAAAACGGAGACTCCCGTAATGCCTCTCAACAAGATGTTCCTCATCTCGGGCAACAACACCGGAACCGGCATCCTGCAAAACCTGATGGACTCCGACGGTACCGGACTGATATGCGAAAGCGAAGCCGACACCATCTCCACCGCCATCGGTTCGGAATACGGACACTGGAGCGACACCATGCGCAAAGCCTTCGACCACGACCGACTGTCCTACAACCGGCGCACCGACCACGAATACCGAGAGGTAAAGAAAACTTATCTTTCCGTACTTCTGTCAGGCACCCCCTCACAAGTGAAACCACTGATTCCCACTGCTGAGAACGGGCTCTTTTCTCGCCAGGTATTCTACTACATGCCTGCCATACATCATTGGCAAAACCAGTTCGACCGCAATGACAGCGATCTTGAAGATACCTTCAAGGCTCTGGGCATGGAATGGAAGGACAAACTGAAAACCATTGTCATGAACGGAATATTCACCCTTCACCTTACGGACGGACAGAAAGATGAATTCAACCGGCTCTTCTCCCGGCTTTTCGTACGCTCCGGACTAGCCAACGGAAACGAGATGTCAAGCAGCGTGGCACGTCTGGCCATCAACATCTGCCGCATCATGGAAGTGGTGGCCATGCTCCGCGCAATGGAACAAGGGGAAATCACCGCCTCGCCTTACGTGTCGCCCGACCCTCACACAGCCACAGACAATCTGAAAGACCACATTGTCAGCCGATGGAATCTCCTTATTGCTTCCGATGACTTTCATGCCGTACTCTCACTGGCCGAAAGCCTTTATCGGCATACCACCCATATCCTCTCCTTCCTGCCCAACACCGAAGTGACAAGCCGCGGCAATGCCGACCGGGATGCACTGGTAGACAGCATGGAAGAAGAATTCACACGGGCCTCTTTCCTGCAGAAAGCCGGAGAGATGGGCATCAAATCGGAAACCGCCTCCACCTGGCTCAAACGTATGCAGAAACACGGGCTGGTGGAAAATGTAGATGGCAAGGGAAACTACCGGAAACCAAAAGTCTGA